The DNA sequence CTCTAACATCAGTTTCATTTTCCCTTAGGGTTctctcaatttaaaaaatagacCTGCTCCAAAACCTTGTAGATTTAAGCTTACTTATAGTAGTCCCTCCCCTTTGTCTGTTATAGATATAGAATGATCAAGTCCATTGTACACCTGCATTTGCATTTCAAAGACCAAAGATTTTTGTAAACAAGCACCTGGCTTTAGGCTTTACACTCTCCccctttgtgtgtctgtgttgggAAATATTAGGAAATATGGGGAATCTCTTCTTGTGTGTGCAAGAAAGAAAGCATGCAGGAAAACTCATTTTTGTGGGGCAacattatctgttttttttcttaaatattcaTTGGAAAACTTAGTATTAAGAATTAAGTGCATCTCATCACTAAGGGGATAGATTCTTCTGTATTATGATGATAGGAACCtatattttcagtgtttttatacaAATAACAAAATGTGACTAACTGAAAATAAGGATTTTAACACAAACTTCACCTAAGGAAATTATATTATACCTCTCCATTAGGTTATTTATAAAAGTTGCCTTACTAAAAAAGCGATTTCTGATGAGGAATTAGGATTGACAGATTATTTTCATTCACACATCATGTCTTCCACTAAAGCCTATAAGTTATGTATGATATTAGCTGaatttgtatttacatttttaatcattttaatcaaGTTTTCATGTTTAGTGTTTAACTGTCATGATTACTGattttaaaaccatttttttaattttacttccAGGTGACTGTCCTAAACCTGAGGGAGGGAACAATACTGTCCTAACCAATGAATCACTTCTAATGAATGTTTTCCCAGAGAATGTCAAGGTCACGTTAGAGTGTTCTAGTGGATATATTAAAGAAAGCGGCTCTGAATTTATAACTTGCATTAATAATCAATGGACTGAGTCAGAGCTCATCTGCAAGAGTAAGTCTTGTCTACTACTGTTATTTTGTGAGTTAATGTACAGCCTGAAACACCTGTAGTGatatgtgttgtttgttttttatactaCAGAGAAAGACTGTGGTCAACCTCCACCAAAGCCACATATGAAGTTTAATACAACTGGGGGTACTCTGTTTGGTGCTCTAGTAAAAGTAACTTGTGAAAAAGGGCAAGTATAAACCTGTTTCACCTTCTCATACTTATCTGGTTGAGCATTGTGTTAAAATATCAGAAAAtcctaaaagaaaaatgaaaatcatgAAGTAGTGACATGCAAAaatcactaaaatattaatgttCATTTCCAAATATTGCATTTCTTCATGCTGTACCGCTAAAAGTTGTCAGGCATAAAGTACTGATAAATGACTGATGTCTGTGCAATGGAATGCATTGGCTAATGGAAAATATctctaaagaaaacaaaatacatatGAAAGTCAAATAGATTGGTTGTCATAAGATGTTACTTTGTGCTTTACCTGGCTAGAAACTTGGCTCTCCTTCTAACAACAGTGATTGATTCagttgtaaaaatgttttttcagtgCATTGCAATTTCATGACTGTTAAGGATTAACATTTCCTTAAATTAACAAAGCAGCTTTGTTTTCACTCTGTCTTTCTACAGTTACCAGATTAGCGGGTCGAGCTACAAAGAGTGCTATGATCAAGGGTGGAGTGGCAGAGCTTCTTGTGAAAGTAAATGTCTTCATTTCTTAGCTATCAGTCATAGAACTGGTCAAAACTGTTACTTAACATTTCTAAGATAAGCATTTATTCAGAAACATTCCTCCAGTCCTCTGTTCTGTTACTTTTTTCTCAATGTCAGTTAACAATGCCGCTATATATATAAGGAGCAAAATGTGTTACTTTGTGatcattttgtgatttttttggaGTAAAGaggtttttctgtttctcagttgTAACATGTGACAAACCTGCAATAGCCAATGGCAATACTTCATGGGATTCTGGAGATGACCCAGAATACAACAATACCATACGTTATACCTGTCATGAAGGATACACCCTCATAGGGAATGATACTGTTGTGTGCGATGAAAATGGTGAATACAGTCCTGATCAACCTGTATGCAATGGTAAGGCCGATGCATCAGTGTGTTTTACTTGTTACTTTTAATGTTATGATGCAAAGCAGGTCGAGGTGATCATAATGTTTTGAGAATATTACATTATTTTAGAATCATACAGATGTTTTTGTATTCTTCAATGTAATTTTTATGAATGTTCTTTATGCTGACCACTTTCAAACCATGTCATATTTAATGTATCGATTTGCCATTATCTTCAGCTTTTAATATTTACCTTTTATAAATGTTCTCCATCCATGTAGTTTACCTACTAACTGGCACACTAATTCTAATAATAACTTAACATTGTATTAACTAAAGCGTAAATTTTTCCCCACAAGagttgttgggggggggggggggggggggggggagctatTTCAAGGGgcaacagctgctgctgctgtgctttttcattttagtttttcctttgaCATGATATGAAGgaaagtgttttctgtttttattcctaTCTGACTGAAGTGACAAGAGCACCAGCTACTACTTCTCGGCCACAAGGTATATAAAGAGAATTAATGGATAACAGTGGTTTTACAGAATTATATATATTGAAATATAGAGAATAATTATGAATTATGTGGTTTTACCTCTTCCattaaaaa is a window from the Pelmatolapia mariae isolate MD_Pm_ZW linkage group LG5, Pm_UMD_F_2, whole genome shotgun sequence genome containing:
- the im:7151449 gene encoding complement decay-accelerating factor isoform X2 — translated: METLLDTQRRLKSLLLMYLLVVKAAGDCPKPEGGNNTVLTNESLLMNVFPENVKVTLECSSGYIKESGSEFITCINNQWTESELICKKKDCGQPPPKPHMKFNTTGGTLFGALVKVTCEKGYQISGSSYKECYDQGWSGRASCEIVTCDKPAIANGNTSWDSGDDPEYNNTIRYTCHEGYTLIGNDTVVCDENGEYSPDQPVCNVTRAPATTSRPQVTITDLTTTDAKVSTFSNSSAAPTVHRTQTVTTSSIPNLSTLTKVFRGKATSAGILSTTSSSFQGMHDGNVDTVTDSGTVAAVVIGAVVLLGVIIGFILLHKFNMRRKGSHGISPL
- the im:7151449 gene encoding complement decay-accelerating factor isoform X3, with protein sequence METLLDTQRRLKSLLLMYLLVVKAAGDCPKPEGGNNTVLTNESLLMNVFPENVKVTLECSSGYIKESGSEFITCINNQWTESELICKKKDCGQPPPKPHMKFNTTGGTLFGALVKVTCEKGYQISGSSYKECYDQGWSGRASCEIVTCDKPAIANGNTSWDSGDDPEYNNTIRYTCHEGYTLIGNDTVVCDENGEYSPDQPVCNGMHDGNVDTVTDSGTVAAVVIGAVVLLGVIIGFILLHKFNMRRKGSYDTREDQKPGLLHFQNL
- the im:7151449 gene encoding complement decay-accelerating factor isoform X1 is translated as METLLDTQRRLKSLLLMYLLVVKAAGDCPKPEGGNNTVLTNESLLMNVFPENVKVTLECSSGYIKESGSEFITCINNQWTESELICKKKDCGQPPPKPHMKFNTTGGTLFGALVKVTCEKGYQISGSSYKECYDQGWSGRASCEIVTCDKPAIANGNTSWDSGDDPEYNNTIRYTCHEGYTLIGNDTVVCDENGEYSPDQPVCNVTRAPATTSRPQVTITDLTTTDAKVSTFSNSSAAPTVHRTQTVTTSSIPNLSTLTKVFRGKATSAGILSTTSSSFQGMHDGNVDTVTDSGTVAAVVIGAVVLLGVIIGFILLHKFNMRRKGSYDTREDQKPGLLHFQNL